One Mesorhizobium sp. L-2-11 genomic region harbors:
- a CDS encoding AAA family ATPase encodes MAAFCTLPLALVANWLIINGKQRRIGDESSAEGNGTMARTGIARKDDDLGFSSDRASLPLQALVAEARAQQQNGIAERLVDAIDADRRKRSSAPRMREYAIPPELSDALVELKPSRRLKDLVLAPETSGEIQEFIDEYSEIGLLRSHGLEPRHKVLLVGPPGTGKTSLAEILSHELRLPFYVVRYDGLIASYLGETASRLRRLTDFVAGQSCVVFFDEFDTVGKERGDTQETGEIKRVVSSLLLQMDAIPTNCVIVCATNHPELLDRAVWRRFELRVDVPLPRPQEISQWFHRLRKDYGDSIAFIEEKFVRTLNGLNFSDIEAFTLDVRRKVVLSRGKLAADQALLEGLAKLRRKRSIRGGAEDSRPADHTHSPKRKRAQALKGEPKGSLPEGSLL; translated from the coding sequence GTGGCAGCTTTTTGCACCCTGCCTCTGGCGCTGGTTGCCAATTGGCTTATCATTAATGGGAAACAGCGCCGCATTGGGGACGAGTCGAGCGCGGAAGGTAACGGAACAATGGCGCGAACCGGCATCGCACGGAAGGATGACGATCTTGGCTTTTCCAGCGACCGTGCCTCGCTGCCGCTTCAGGCGCTTGTCGCCGAGGCGCGGGCCCAACAACAGAACGGAATCGCTGAGCGACTAGTCGACGCGATCGACGCAGATCGTAGGAAGAGGTCCAGTGCGCCGAGAATGCGTGAATACGCCATCCCGCCAGAATTGAGTGACGCACTGGTCGAGCTCAAGCCGAGCCGTAGGCTCAAGGATCTCGTCCTGGCACCGGAGACGTCGGGGGAAATCCAGGAATTCATTGACGAGTATTCGGAAATCGGATTGTTGCGGTCCCACGGTCTCGAGCCGCGGCATAAGGTGCTGTTGGTCGGGCCGCCCGGGACGGGCAAGACAAGTCTCGCTGAAATACTCTCGCACGAGCTGCGGCTGCCATTTTATGTCGTCCGGTATGACGGACTTATCGCCAGCTATCTCGGCGAGACCGCATCCCGCCTTCGCCGGCTCACTGATTTTGTCGCCGGGCAGTCCTGCGTGGTGTTTTTCGACGAATTCGACACGGTTGGCAAGGAACGGGGCGATACCCAGGAGACCGGAGAAATCAAGCGCGTCGTGAGTTCGCTTCTGTTGCAAATGGATGCGATACCCACGAACTGCGTGATTGTGTGCGCCACCAATCACCCCGAGCTCTTGGACCGTGCCGTGTGGAGGCGCTTCGAGCTTCGAGTGGACGTGCCACTTCCACGTCCGCAGGAAATATCCCAGTGGTTTCATCGGCTCCGGAAAGACTACGGTGACTCTATTGCCTTTATTGAGGAAAAATTCGTACGCACATTGAACGGTCTGAATTTCTCGGATATCGAAGCCTTCACTTTAGACGTGAGAAGGAAGGTCGTTTTGTCTCGCGGAAAACTTGCCGCCGACCAAGCGCTGCTTGAAGGTCTGGCCAAGCTCCGGCGGAAACGGTCAATTCGGGGGGGGGCTGAAGATAGTAGACCGGCCGATCATACGCATTCGCCGAAGCGAAAACGTGCTCAAGCGCTTAAAGGGGAGCCGAAAGGCTCGCTTCCCGAGGGCTCGCTCCTCTGA
- the tnpC gene encoding IS66 family transposase produces the protein MVLPGLALPDDVDALKAMILSMAREQAASEARIAVADARIAASEAEVARLKAVEKSASERIANLTSILKVLQRTQHGTRSERLRLAIDDEQASFAFEEVETGLSEIRSELDRAVGNKPKRAPRPRKGFAAHLERIEEVVEPEIPADCEGLEKVLIGEDRSERLDVVPPKFQVIVTRRPKYAFRGRDGVVQALAPAHIIESGLPTERLLAYIAVSKYADGLPLYRQEAIYLRDGVEISRSLMAQWMGHLGFELQMLADYILERIKEGERVFADETTLPTLAPGSGKTTKAWLWAYARDDRPYGGTSPPMVAYRFEDSRGADCVARHLAGFSGILQVDGYSAYTNLVKARAKAGSNETIRLAGCWAHLRRKFYDLHISGVSQAATDSIIAMTELWKVEDEVRGKDAGSRAALRQEKSVAIVASLFDLWEAELGKVSGKSKTAEAIRYALTRREALERFLMDGRIEIDSNIVERAIRPQTITRKNSLFAGSHGGGRTWATVATLLQTCKMNSVDPLDWLSQTLTRIAQGWPASEIEMLMPWNFRPDVIG, from the coding sequence ATGGTTCTACCGGGTCTTGCCCTTCCCGACGACGTTGATGCGCTGAAGGCGATGATCCTTTCCATGGCTCGCGAGCAGGCTGCAAGCGAGGCCCGGATCGCAGTCGCCGACGCTCGGATCGCAGCATCTGAGGCGGAGGTCGCCCGGCTGAAAGCTGTCGAGAAAAGCGCCAGCGAGCGGATCGCCAATCTCACGTCAATCCTGAAAGTTTTACAGCGCACGCAACATGGCACGCGTTCCGAGCGGCTACGCCTGGCCATCGACGACGAGCAGGCCTCCTTTGCCTTCGAAGAGGTCGAGACCGGCCTTTCGGAAATCCGGAGCGAACTCGACCGCGCGGTCGGGAACAAGCCGAAGCGCGCCCCGCGTCCGCGCAAGGGCTTTGCTGCCCACCTCGAACGCATCGAGGAGGTCGTCGAGCCGGAAATCCCGGCCGACTGCGAGGGGCTTGAAAAGGTTCTGATCGGCGAGGATCGATCCGAGCGGCTGGACGTCGTGCCGCCGAAGTTCCAGGTCATCGTCACGCGCCGTCCCAAATACGCCTTCCGGGGCCGTGACGGCGTGGTCCAGGCTCTGGCGCCGGCGCACATCATCGAAAGCGGGCTGCCGACGGAGCGGCTGCTCGCCTATATCGCCGTCTCCAAATACGCCGACGGCCTCCCGCTTTATCGGCAGGAGGCGATCTATCTGCGCGACGGCGTCGAGATCAGCCGGTCGTTGATGGCGCAGTGGATGGGGCATCTGGGCTTCGAGCTGCAGATGCTTGCTGATTACATACTGGAGCGCATCAAGGAGGGCGAAAGGGTCTTCGCCGACGAGACGACCTTGCCCACCCTTGCCCCTGGTTCCGGGAAAACCACGAAAGCCTGGTTGTGGGCCTACGCACGGGATGACCGACCCTATGGCGGAACCAGTCCGCCAATGGTTGCCTATCGTTTTGAAGACAGCAGAGGTGCGGATTGCGTGGCGCGCCACCTCGCCGGATTCAGCGGTATCCTGCAAGTGGATGGCTACTCGGCCTATACCAACCTGGTCAAGGCACGGGCCAAAGCCGGCAGCAATGAAACAATCCGGCTCGCCGGGTGCTGGGCTCACCTGCGGCGCAAATTCTACGACCTGCACATCAGCGGGGTCTCGCAGGCCGCGACGGATTCGATCATCGCCATGACCGAATTGTGGAAGGTCGAGGACGAGGTCCGCGGCAAGGATGCCGGAAGCCGCGCCGCGCTACGTCAGGAAAAGTCCGTGGCCATTGTCGCGAGCCTCTTCGATCTATGGGAAGCGGAACTGGGCAAGGTCTCCGGAAAATCCAAGACCGCCGAGGCGATCCGCTACGCGCTCACCCGGCGGGAGGCGCTGGAACGCTTTCTGATGGACGGTCGCATCGAAATCGACTCCAATATCGTCGAGCGTGCAATCAGGCCCCAGACGATCACGCGAAAGAATAGTCTATTCGCCGGCAGCCACGGCGGTGGACGAACCTGGGCGACGGTAGCCACCTTGCTGCAAACCTGCAAAATGAACAGCGTCGATCCGCTCGACTGGCTCTCGCAGACCTTGACCCGCATCGCTCAAGGCTGGCCGGCATCCGAAATCGAAATGCTCATGCCTTGGAACTTTAGGCCTGACGTTATCGGCTGA
- a CDS encoding lytic transglycosylase domain-containing protein, with the protein MDRVTLLMLGMIAVAPCARSASTGAEPAVISQSPQLQRWQHFVSEASALFHIPQAWICAVIDAESRGKTVLDGRPITSRAGAMGLMQVMPGTYQEMRVEHGLGADPHDPRDNILAGTAYLSAMYKRFGFPGLFAAYNAGPERYEGHLKLRRPLPKETVAYLKQLEATGISAADMNEFKGQSTTSKGRERSLRTLFVLPSRRCSRR; encoded by the coding sequence ATGGACCGAGTGACCCTCCTGATGCTCGGCATGATCGCCGTCGCGCCATGCGCCCGTTCCGCCTCGACCGGCGCTGAGCCAGCCGTCATCTCCCAAAGTCCGCAGCTGCAACGATGGCAGCACTTCGTATCGGAAGCAAGCGCACTCTTCCACATTCCCCAGGCCTGGATTTGCGCCGTCATCGATGCCGAAAGCCGCGGCAAGACCGTCCTCGATGGCCGTCCCATCACCTCCCGCGCCGGCGCCATGGGTCTTATGCAGGTGATGCCCGGCACCTATCAGGAGATGCGCGTCGAGCACGGTCTGGGAGCCGACCCGCACGATCCGCGCGACAACATCTTGGCCGGAACCGCCTATCTCAGCGCCATGTATAAGCGTTTCGGATTCCCCGGCCTGTTTGCCGCCTACAACGCTGGACCCGAGCGCTATGAAGGCCATTTGAAGCTTCGAAGGCCGCTGCCGAAAGAGACCGTTGCCTATCTGAAACAGCTTGAGGCGACGGGGATTTCGGCGGCCGACATGAACGAATTCAAAGGCCAATCCACAACTTCAAAGGGGCGGGAACGCTCCCTCCGGACGCTCTTTGTTCTTCCTTCGCGACGGTGTTCGCGCCGGTGA
- a CDS encoding transposase — protein sequence MSDSMSHHRTFEILTAEPVPSRRKPRHRSDEEKARLVAEAFSPGGNVSAVARSEGLDPSQLYAWRRKALSSGMVAPLTEGASKPAKFTRFEAVGSDTVEIVIGDAVVRAGGDVDPDRLARIIRAVRKA from the coding sequence ATGAGCGACAGTATGAGCCATCATCGAACATTCGAGATTTTGACGGCGGAGCCTGTGCCGTCCCGACGCAAGCCGCGCCATCGGTCGGACGAAGAGAAGGCACGGCTTGTCGCCGAAGCGTTCTCGCCAGGGGGCAATGTCTCGGCGGTTGCGCGTTCCGAGGGGCTGGACCCCTCGCAGCTCTATGCGTGGCGCCGCAAGGCGCTTTCGTCGGGCATGGTTGCGCCACTGACGGAGGGAGCGAGCAAGCCGGCGAAGTTCACGCGCTTTGAAGCGGTGGGCAGCGACACGGTGGAAATCGTCATTGGCGACGCAGTGGTGCGCGCCGGCGGCGATGTCGATCCCGATCGCCTGGCGAGGATCATCCGCGCGGTTCGTAAGGCATGA
- a CDS encoding helix-turn-helix transcriptional regulator, with translation MDDENDRAARAKKGSPFLNTAQAAFYIGLSQRTLEKMRLTGGGPKYRKHGRYVRYHIDELDDWSKGRPPEPGSDDDKGGSGSADERARS, from the coding sequence ATGGACGACGAAAACGACCGCGCGGCCCGCGCCAAGAAGGGCAGTCCGTTTCTGAACACCGCGCAGGCTGCCTTCTATATCGGCCTGTCCCAGCGCACCCTGGAAAAGATGCGGCTGACCGGCGGCGGCCCGAAATACCGCAAGCACGGCCGCTATGTCCGCTACCACATCGACGAACTCGACGACTGGTCGAAAGGCCGCCCGCCAGAACCCGGCTCCGACGATGACAAGGGCGGGTCCGGCTCAGCCGACGAGAGAGCCCGCTCATGA
- the rlxS gene encoding relaxase/mobilization nuclease RlxS (I built this because a sul1 chimera in AMR looks like the C-terminus.), whose amino-acid sequence MTDDEFRPKLGKIGSRGSKAEKRFAGQVRAAINRAGGRSPRGGRFTGSRAGRGGAAAALLKSRDRYAAFRLRRVVVKARVVKLAGKGSDGAHAHLRYLQRDGVTREGEPGQLYGADKDRVDGKAFLDRADGDRHQFRFIVAAEDGIEYDDLKPLTRRLMAQMEEDLGTKLDWVGVDHFNTGHPHTHVIVRGKDDRGENLVIARDYISSGLRERGAELVSLDLGPRTDREIEQRLRQEMEQERFTSIDRQLLRMRDDDGHVTPDGRDAFRQTLHQGRLRKLDRMGLADEIGSGRWRLDDELEATLRRVGERGDIIKTMHRELTGKGLARSAADYIVHDRPEPLAAPIVGRVVVRGLADEISDRHYLVVDGVDGKSHYVDIGKGEAAGPTPDGCIVRVTPRNIEPTPVDRAIAEIAATHEGRYSIDIHLKHDPSATERFAETHVRRLEAIRRATAGVEREPDGAWIIAPDHLNRVADYERQRARAEPVVVDELSSMPLERQVRSDGATWIDQQLVADRPEALRTSGFGGEVREAQVRRRQWLIAQGLAHEEQNRTVYRANMISILRQRELNRVAGQLSDQLGLAYAEAQPGDRIEGTLRRSVDLASGKYAVIEKSREFTLVPWRPVLDRHLGKEVSGVVRGEAISWTLGRQRSGQSVS is encoded by the coding sequence ATGACAGACGACGAGTTCAGGCCAAAGCTTGGCAAGATCGGGTCGCGCGGCTCGAAGGCAGAAAAACGCTTCGCCGGCCAGGTCCGAGCTGCAATCAACCGAGCCGGCGGCAGGTCCCCGCGCGGTGGCCGCTTCACGGGAAGCCGGGCTGGGCGGGGTGGGGCCGCAGCCGCGCTGCTCAAGTCACGCGACCGCTACGCCGCCTTTCGGCTGCGACGTGTCGTCGTCAAGGCACGGGTCGTCAAACTGGCCGGCAAGGGTTCCGACGGAGCGCACGCGCACCTGCGCTACCTCCAGCGCGACGGCGTCACCCGCGAAGGCGAGCCTGGCCAACTCTATGGTGCCGACAAAGATCGGGTCGATGGCAAGGCCTTCCTCGATCGTGCCGATGGCGACCGGCATCAGTTCCGTTTCATCGTCGCCGCCGAAGACGGCATTGAGTATGACGACCTCAAGCCACTGACCCGACGCTTGATGGCGCAGATGGAAGAGGATCTCGGCACCAAGCTCGATTGGGTTGGCGTCGACCATTTCAACACTGGCCATCCCCACACCCATGTCATCGTTCGCGGCAAGGACGATCGCGGCGAGAATCTCGTCATCGCCCGCGACTACATCTCGTCCGGTTTGCGCGAGCGCGGGGCCGAACTGGTCAGCCTCGATCTCGGTCCTCGCACCGACCGCGAGATCGAGCAGCGCCTGCGCCAGGAAATGGAACAGGAGCGCTTCACCAGCATAGACCGGCAGCTGCTACGCATGCGCGACGACGACGGACATGTCACGCCGGACGGCCGGGACGCCTTTCGCCAGACGCTGCATCAGGGACGCCTGCGCAAGCTCGATCGGATGGGGTTAGCCGATGAGATCGGCTCTGGCAGGTGGCGTCTGGACGACGAGCTTGAGGCGACGCTGCGCCGCGTTGGCGAGCGCGGCGACATCATCAAGACCATGCACCGCGAGCTGACCGGCAAGGGGCTCGCCCGCAGTGCTGCCGATTACATTGTGCATGATCGACCGGAACCGCTGGCCGCACCTATTGTCGGTCGCGTCGTCGTGCGTGGGCTGGCCGACGAGATCAGCGACCGGCATTACCTCGTCGTCGACGGTGTGGACGGGAAAAGCCATTATGTCGATATCGGCAAGGGCGAGGCCGCTGGGCCGACGCCCGACGGCTGCATCGTGCGTGTCACGCCGAGGAACATCGAGCCCACGCCGGTTGACCGGGCGATCGCCGAGATCGCCGCTACTCATGAGGGCCGCTATTCCATCGACATTCACCTCAAGCATGATCCGTCCGCCACCGAACGCTTTGCCGAAACCCATGTGCGGCGGCTGGAGGCGATCCGCCGCGCGACCGCCGGCGTGGAGCGCGAGCCGGACGGAGCCTGGATCATCGCGCCAGATCACCTCAACCGTGTCGCTGACTATGAGCGCCAGCGGGCCAGGGCCGAGCCTGTTGTTGTCGACGAGCTCTCGTCAATGCCGCTGGAGCGACAGGTCCGTTCTGACGGCGCCACCTGGATTGACCAGCAGCTGGTTGCCGACCGACCGGAGGCCTTGCGCACCTCCGGCTTTGGCGGTGAGGTACGGGAAGCGCAAGTCCGCCGGCGGCAGTGGCTGATCGCGCAAGGCCTCGCGCATGAAGAGCAGAACCGGACCGTCTACCGCGCCAACATGATTTCGATCCTGCGCCAGCGCGAGCTGAACCGTGTCGCCGGCCAGCTGTCGGATCAGCTCGGTCTCGCGTATGCCGAAGCGCAGCCTGGAGATCGAATAGAAGGCACGCTGCGCCGATCCGTCGACCTTGCTAGCGGCAAGTACGCTGTCATCGAGAAGTCGCGAGAATTCACGCTGGTGCCATGGCGACCAGTGCTTGACCGACATCTCGGCAAGGAGGTTTCCGGTGTGGTGCGCGGGGAGGCCATCTCATGGACCCTCGGACGGCAGAGGAGCGGACAGAGCGTTTCGTAG
- a CDS encoding S26 family signal peptidase, with protein MSQRPSIHLIGSRLRRVRARNAIAIAAIGLSLTGFTALPKPSPLLVWNASASAPVGLYRVGSGTPARGDLVLARPPGFVAYLADQRGYLPRNIPLVKRLAALPDEHVCAFSNAIIIGGEIVARRLKIDTQGRPLPWWNGCRALAHDEVFLLGNEKNHSFDSRYFGPVPAENIIGRLVPLWTE; from the coding sequence ATGAGCCAGCGGCCTTCCATCCATCTGATCGGCAGCCGTTTGCGGCGCGTTCGGGCGCGCAACGCAATCGCCATCGCCGCGATTGGCCTGAGCCTGACAGGCTTCACGGCGCTCCCAAAGCCGTCTCCCTTGCTGGTCTGGAACGCCTCGGCTAGCGCGCCGGTCGGTCTCTATCGCGTTGGGTCTGGCACGCCTGCGCGCGGCGATCTTGTGCTCGCCCGCCCGCCTGGCTTCGTTGCCTATCTCGCCGACCAACGCGGCTATCTGCCTCGCAATATACCGCTGGTGAAGCGTCTCGCCGCGCTGCCGGACGAGCATGTCTGCGCCTTTAGTAATGCCATCATCATAGGCGGCGAGATCGTCGCCCGTCGGCTCAAAATCGACACGCAAGGCCGTCCGCTGCCCTGGTGGAACGGCTGCCGAGCGCTCGCCCATGACGAGGTTTTCCTGCTCGGCAACGAAAAAAATCACTCCTTCGACAGTCGCTATTTCGGGCCGGTGCCGGCCGAAAACATCATCGGGAGGCTGGTGCCGCTATGGACCGAGTGA
- a CDS encoding S8 family peptidase translates to MFETIGPVERFVAAAEQLRFEWLTEDYVGSDPDPVTDDDADQDDAGDADSAMSRLYLTMPTENGMRQLLAMWRRFESKLSPREDEKDWWKIFGYLSKIRVWNASDRVEPATQFFIHRRLAKDPQAPVRLELDLWFHENEELRKNAKQALEGILSAVGGRIVDFVTIEPIRYQVALIEVPAQQASAISSRTGRLANADPIMSIRPQSLYATRPLSEPDSAVTSLREGTNDGLRPAVAAILDGYPMQNHRLLDGRVDVIEVDVSSAWVPVARRYHGTAIASLIIHGDLANGEAPLTRSLKAVPVLAAPQHLNDERTHQDLLPIGIIYRAVFALKDEHQQAGPAGPDVLIINHSICDAEGPFVRRPTPWARLLDWLSHKYGILFVVSAGNITARFPSGYPDQASFNAASPLERQIALIRAVEASKGIRGLLSPAEAMNVLSVGAVHADGAGACPSDTIDPFAPIGVPNLGSAIGPGINRSLKPDIVDIGGRQVARAADHADGHLVWPDEIGHIGLETAAPDPSAGSVTRTRRSTGTSNAAALVTRSGIQIVDALEEVLAEDGVSLRDFKRAALATKALLVHGSQWGDAGTLLDASYPPPGTKQWRRRRATVTKFLGYGKPTVERVISGAVNRVTLLADGKRVGVPT, encoded by the coding sequence GTGTTCGAAACCATCGGTCCGGTCGAGCGGTTCGTTGCGGCCGCCGAGCAGCTTAGATTCGAGTGGCTGACCGAGGACTATGTCGGCTCAGACCCCGACCCTGTCACCGATGACGATGCGGACCAGGACGACGCGGGAGATGCCGACTCCGCTATGTCTCGCCTCTACCTCACCATGCCGACCGAAAACGGCATGCGCCAGCTGCTTGCCATGTGGCGGCGGTTCGAGTCGAAGCTATCGCCTCGCGAAGACGAAAAGGATTGGTGGAAAATATTCGGCTACCTTTCCAAAATCCGGGTGTGGAATGCTTCTGACAGGGTTGAACCGGCCACCCAGTTCTTCATCCACCGCCGTCTCGCGAAGGATCCGCAGGCGCCGGTGCGGCTTGAACTCGATCTGTGGTTCCACGAGAACGAGGAACTCCGCAAGAATGCGAAGCAGGCGCTCGAGGGCATTCTTTCAGCGGTGGGTGGCCGGATTGTCGATTTCGTGACGATCGAGCCCATCCGGTACCAAGTGGCACTGATTGAGGTCCCGGCCCAACAGGCTAGCGCGATTAGTTCCCGCACCGGGCGCTTGGCCAATGCCGACCCGATCATGTCGATCCGTCCCCAGTCGCTATACGCCACCAGGCCCCTCTCCGAGCCGGATTCTGCGGTGACTAGCCTGCGTGAGGGCACAAATGACGGACTGCGTCCCGCGGTGGCCGCGATCCTGGATGGATACCCAATGCAGAACCACCGCCTTCTGGATGGGCGGGTGGATGTCATCGAGGTTGACGTGTCGAGCGCCTGGGTTCCCGTCGCTCGGCGATATCATGGTACTGCGATTGCTTCCCTGATCATCCACGGCGATCTAGCAAATGGAGAGGCGCCACTGACGAGAAGCCTCAAGGCGGTTCCCGTCCTGGCCGCACCCCAGCATCTCAATGACGAGCGTACGCACCAGGACCTTCTTCCTATCGGCATCATCTATCGGGCGGTCTTTGCCCTGAAGGACGAGCACCAGCAGGCTGGGCCGGCGGGGCCCGATGTCCTGATCATCAATCACTCGATCTGTGACGCAGAAGGGCCTTTCGTGCGTCGGCCAACTCCCTGGGCGCGACTGCTTGACTGGCTATCGCACAAATACGGCATCCTGTTCGTCGTCAGCGCCGGAAATATAACAGCACGGTTTCCCTCCGGATATCCGGATCAGGCATCGTTCAACGCAGCTTCGCCCCTGGAACGACAGATCGCGCTCATTCGTGCGGTCGAGGCAAGCAAGGGCATTCGCGGTCTGCTCAGCCCTGCCGAGGCCATGAATGTCCTAAGCGTGGGTGCCGTGCATGCGGACGGGGCGGGCGCCTGCCCTTCGGACACTATCGACCCGTTCGCGCCGATTGGCGTTCCAAATCTCGGATCGGCGATCGGCCCCGGGATCAACCGTTCACTCAAGCCGGATATTGTGGACATTGGAGGTCGGCAGGTCGCAAGGGCGGCCGATCACGCCGATGGGCACCTCGTCTGGCCGGACGAGATCGGACACATTGGCCTGGAGACGGCAGCACCCGACCCTTCGGCAGGATCTGTTACGCGTACCCGTCGCTCGACCGGTACGAGCAACGCAGCAGCTCTCGTAACGCGTTCGGGTATCCAGATTGTCGACGCTCTTGAGGAGGTGCTGGCCGAAGACGGGGTCAGCCTGCGGGATTTCAAACGGGCGGCTCTCGCCACGAAAGCATTGCTGGTGCACGGCTCCCAGTGGGGCGATGCCGGTACCTTGCTGGACGCCTCTTATCCACCGCCGGGCACGAAACAATGGCGGCGGCGCAGGGCAACGGTCACGAAATTCCTAGGATACGGCAAGCCGACGGTCGAGCGGGTGATATCAGGTGCGGTCAACCGTGTCACCCTGCTTGCCGATGGTAAGCGCGTAGGCGTCCCCACGTAG
- a CDS encoding DUF736 domain-containing protein: MTAIGYVNKQENGSYKGQLRTLSVRADIDIVPNRSKSADNHPDFRVLTQGVEVGAGWIRTGETSGNDYVSLSIAAPEFGPRKLYANLGRAAGQDDQDTYAVIWNPAD; this comes from the coding sequence ATGACCGCGATCGGTTACGTCAACAAGCAGGAAAACGGCAGCTACAAAGGCCAGCTCAGGACGCTCAGCGTCCGCGCCGACATCGACATCGTGCCCAATCGGAGCAAGTCCGCCGACAACCATCCCGACTTCCGGGTGCTGACGCAGGGCGTGGAGGTCGGCGCCGGCTGGATCCGAACCGGGGAGACTTCCGGCAACGACTATGTGAGCTTGTCCATCGCCGCACCGGAGTTCGGTCCCCGCAAGCTCTACGCCAATCTCGGCCGCGCCGCCGGCCAAGACGATCAAGACACCTACGCCGTCATCTGGAACCCGGCCGACTGA
- the tnpB gene encoding IS66 family insertion sequence element accessory protein TnpB (TnpB, as the term is used for proteins encoded by IS66 family insertion elements, is considered an accessory protein, since TnpC, encoded by a neighboring gene, is a DDE family transposase.), with protein MIASGVVVYVSCQPVDFRKGAASLMALVRDGGLDPFSGALHVFRSKRADRVRIVWWDGSGVCLYSKTLEDHSFCWPGISAARMRLDHAQLMALLAGLDWKKIRPARVRRPLSTG; from the coding sequence ATGATCGCTTCCGGTGTGGTGGTTTACGTGTCGTGCCAGCCGGTCGACTTCCGCAAGGGCGCGGCATCTTTGATGGCGCTGGTCAGGGATGGCGGCCTGGACCCATTCTCGGGGGCACTTCACGTATTCCGTTCGAAGCGTGCGGACCGGGTTCGCATCGTGTGGTGGGACGGCAGCGGGGTTTGTCTTTATTCGAAGACTCTGGAAGATCACAGCTTCTGCTGGCCGGGGATATCGGCCGCGCGCATGCGTCTCGACCACGCCCAGTTGATGGCGCTTCTGGCCGGACTGGACTGGAAAAAGATTCGTCCGGCCAGGGTCAGGCGGCCGTTATCGACGGGCTGA